A single region of the Streptomyces sp. NBC_01262 genome encodes:
- a CDS encoding cytochrome P450, whose protein sequence is MTTDEVVNDDDRKKDRIHFDRHTPQYRHEFEAVTQELQSKCPIAWSDTYDGHWVASGQREVFEIARSAEFLSNDHDVKGERRGYEGISIPSPPRAKSSRGGFLEMDPPEQRYYRQTLNPYLSPAAVSRWIPLIDEVVRASIDEKIEEGRIDFVDDLANIVPAVLTMGMMGIQLKKWVIYNEPAHAGVYTPPNSPDQARVTELQKNMGRDLYGSIMEIRANPRPGLVDALVRADINGRTPPDDELLGVLALLIGGGFDTTTALTAHALEWLSENPGERERLSRERDTLLDSATEEFLRYFTPAPGDGRTISADCEIVGTRFKEGERLWLSWAMANRDPSVFPEPNTIDMERKGNRHTSFGLGIHRCIGSNVARTVFKRMVTQVLDRMPDYRCDPEGAEHYETIGVIQGMRHLPATFTPGRRLGAGLEETLEALQKVCDEQRLAEPVTVRKDKAKIDH, encoded by the coding sequence ATGACCACCGACGAAGTCGTCAACGACGACGATCGCAAGAAGGACCGGATCCACTTCGACCGGCATACTCCCCAGTACCGCCACGAGTTCGAGGCGGTCACCCAGGAGCTCCAGTCCAAGTGCCCGATCGCCTGGTCGGACACCTATGACGGCCACTGGGTCGCCAGCGGGCAGCGCGAGGTCTTCGAGATCGCCCGGTCCGCCGAGTTCCTGTCGAACGACCACGACGTGAAGGGCGAGCGGCGGGGCTACGAGGGCATCAGCATCCCCTCGCCGCCCCGGGCGAAGTCCTCCAGGGGCGGCTTCCTGGAGATGGACCCGCCCGAGCAGCGCTACTACCGCCAGACCCTCAACCCGTATCTGTCACCGGCCGCCGTCAGCCGCTGGATCCCGCTCATCGACGAGGTGGTGCGCGCCTCCATCGACGAGAAGATCGAGGAGGGGCGGATCGACTTCGTCGACGACCTCGCCAACATCGTGCCGGCCGTCCTGACGATGGGCATGATGGGCATCCAGCTCAAGAAGTGGGTCATCTACAACGAACCGGCCCACGCCGGGGTGTACACGCCGCCGAACTCACCCGACCAGGCGCGCGTCACCGAGCTGCAGAAGAACATGGGACGGGACCTGTACGGCTCGATCATGGAGATCCGGGCCAATCCCCGGCCCGGTCTGGTGGACGCCCTCGTACGCGCCGACATCAACGGCAGGACGCCGCCCGACGACGAGCTGCTCGGCGTACTGGCCCTGCTCATCGGCGGCGGCTTCGACACCACCACGGCGCTCACCGCGCACGCCCTGGAGTGGCTCTCGGAGAACCCGGGGGAGCGGGAACGCCTCAGCCGGGAGCGGGACACGCTGCTGGACTCCGCGACCGAGGAGTTCCTGCGGTACTTCACCCCCGCTCCGGGCGACGGGCGCACCATCTCCGCGGACTGCGAGATCGTCGGCACCCGCTTCAAGGAGGGCGAACGCCTCTGGCTGTCCTGGGCGATGGCCAACCGGGACCCGTCGGTCTTCCCCGAGCCCAACACGATCGACATGGAACGCAAGGGCAACCGGCACACCAGCTTCGGGCTGGGCATCCACCGCTGCATCGGCTCCAACGTCGCGCGCACGGTGTTCAAGCGGATGGTCACCCAGGTGCTGGACCGGATGCCGGACTACCGGTGCGACCCCGAGGGCGCCGAGCACTACGAGACGATCGGCGTCATCCAGGGCATGCGCCACCTCCCGGCGACCTTCACCCCGGGCCGCCGGCTCGGGGCCGGGCTCGAAGAGACCCTTGAGGCCCTGCAGAAGGTCTGCGACGAACAGCGGCTCGCCGAGCCCGTCACGGTCCGGAAGGACAAGGCGAAGATCGATCACTGA
- a CDS encoding CaiB/BaiF CoA transferase family protein gives MRPLEGIRVLEVAMYGFVPSAGAVLADWGADVIKVEHAVTGDPQRGLRQTGTFKIEGDPNPNVEHSNRGKRSLGLDMANPEGKEVLHDLIRKADVFLTSFLPAGRRKLGFDVDDVRAVNPKIIYARGSALGPRGPESEKGGYDFTAFWARAGISASLTPPDSQGLIGPPVPAFGDTISGTNLAGGIAAALFKRERTGEPSVVDVSLLGSGVWAMGHGIALSLRLDKPFVAAAQGGHASPTNPLSGTYATADDYHLTLTMLQPAKFWADFCRHIDRPELADDPRFATAELIAENTEQAVKIVREVIAGRTLAEWSRQFASLAGPWAPVQDSRQVADDAQVRANEYVVRAGELELAANPVQFDVSAPQLGPAPEFAAQTEEILLELGLDWDRIIALKAAGAVT, from the coding sequence ATGAGGCCACTGGAGGGCATCCGCGTCCTCGAAGTCGCCATGTACGGCTTCGTCCCCTCGGCGGGCGCCGTGCTCGCCGACTGGGGCGCGGACGTGATCAAGGTCGAGCACGCGGTGACGGGCGACCCCCAGCGCGGGCTGCGGCAGACCGGCACCTTCAAGATCGAGGGCGACCCGAACCCCAACGTCGAGCACTCCAACCGGGGCAAGCGCAGCCTGGGCCTGGACATGGCCAACCCCGAGGGCAAGGAGGTGCTGCATGACCTGATCCGCAAGGCTGACGTGTTCCTGACCAGCTTCCTGCCCGCCGGGCGGCGCAAGCTGGGCTTCGACGTGGACGACGTCCGCGCGGTCAACCCGAAGATCATCTACGCCCGGGGGAGCGCGCTGGGCCCGCGCGGCCCCGAGTCCGAGAAGGGCGGCTACGACTTCACCGCCTTCTGGGCCCGGGCCGGCATCTCCGCCAGCCTCACCCCGCCGGACTCGCAGGGCCTGATCGGCCCGCCGGTGCCGGCCTTCGGGGACACCATCTCCGGCACCAACCTCGCCGGAGGCATCGCGGCGGCCCTGTTCAAGCGCGAGCGCACCGGCGAGCCTTCGGTCGTCGACGTCTCCCTGCTCGGCAGCGGCGTATGGGCGATGGGCCACGGGATCGCCCTGTCCCTGCGGCTCGACAAGCCGTTCGTCGCGGCCGCGCAGGGCGGCCACGCCTCGCCGACCAATCCGCTGTCCGGCACGTACGCCACCGCCGACGACTACCACCTCACCCTGACGATGCTTCAGCCGGCCAAGTTCTGGGCCGACTTCTGCCGCCACATCGACCGGCCCGAACTGGCCGACGACCCGCGCTTCGCCACCGCCGAGCTGATCGCCGAGAACACCGAACAGGCCGTCAAGATCGTGCGGGAGGTGATCGCCGGGCGCACGCTCGCCGAGTGGAGCCGGCAGTTCGCGAGCCTCGCCGGGCCATGGGCCCCGGTCCAGGACTCCCGCCAGGTCGCCGACGACGCGCAGGTCCGGGCGAATGAGTACGTGGTCCGGGCCGGCGAGCTCGAACTGGCCGCCAACCCCGTGCAGTTCGACGTAAGCGCTCCACAACTCGGGCCTGCCCCCGAGTTCGCCGCCCAGACCGAGGAGATCCTCCTCGAACTGGGCCTGGACTGGGACCGCATCATCGCCCTCAAGGCGGCGGGCGCAGTCACCTGA
- a CDS encoding SDR family NAD(P)-dependent oxidoreductase, giving the protein MKTAVVTGGGSGIGRAVAERLRADGYQVATLDLNPSDEKFAYAADVTDRAQVDAALAAVRESLGPVTILVNAAGMDGFKRFQDLSFEAWQRLINVNLHGVFHCIQSSLPDMFEAGWGRIVNISSSSAQSGQPFMSHYVASKSAVNGLTKSLALELGPSGITVNAVPPGFIDTPMLRKAEDRELIGGTVEDHILRTPVRRVGRPEDIAAACAFLISEDAGYITGQILGVNGGRNT; this is encoded by the coding sequence GTGAAGACAGCGGTCGTAACAGGCGGCGGCTCCGGCATCGGCCGGGCCGTCGCGGAACGCCTGAGGGCCGACGGGTACCAGGTCGCCACGCTCGATCTCAACCCGTCCGACGAGAAGTTCGCATACGCGGCCGACGTCACCGACCGGGCCCAGGTGGACGCGGCTCTGGCCGCCGTCAGGGAGAGCCTCGGGCCGGTCACCATCCTGGTCAACGCGGCCGGGATGGACGGCTTCAAGCGCTTCCAGGACCTCAGCTTCGAGGCCTGGCAGCGGTTGATCAACGTCAATCTGCACGGCGTCTTCCACTGCATCCAGTCCTCACTGCCCGACATGTTCGAAGCCGGCTGGGGACGGATCGTCAACATCTCCTCCTCCAGCGCACAGTCGGGCCAGCCCTTCATGTCGCACTACGTGGCGTCCAAGTCGGCGGTCAACGGACTGACCAAGTCACTGGCCCTGGAACTGGGCCCGTCCGGCATCACCGTCAACGCGGTGCCGCCCGGCTTCATCGACACCCCGATGCTGCGCAAGGCGGAGGACCGCGAGCTGATCGGCGGCACCGTCGAGGACCACATCCTGCGCACACCGGTGCGTCGCGTCGGCCGCCCGGAGGACATCGCCGCGGCCTGCGCGTTCCTGATCTCGGAGGATGCCGGGTACATCACGGGCCAGATCCTGGGCGTCAACGGCGGGCGGAACACATGA
- a CDS encoding aromatic ring-hydroxylating oxygenase subunit alpha: protein MPHFAKPAAGSWTEQHPELGTGPVNYEDSVDPAYYEAERAAIFKKTWLNVGRVESLPKAGSYFTKELPVADTSLILVRGRDKEIRAFHNVCRHRGNKLVWNDFPQEEVKGTCRQFTCKYHAWRYDLEGKLTYIQQEGEFFGIDKGDYGLASVRCEVWEGFIFINLDQDAVPLTEYLGEMAKGVEGYPFHEMTEVFSYKAEVGSNWKLFIDAFAEFYHAPVLHQKQATKEEAEKLLAVGFEALHYELHSPHSMISSWGGMAPPKDPMMVKPIERVLRSGLFGPWDRPAIEGLDPLPPGLNPSRHKAWGTDEFEIFPNFSLLVWAPGWYLTYHYWPTAVDKHIFEANLYFVPAKKASDRLAQELAAVTFKEYALQDANTLEATQSMLKSRVVTDFPLNDQEILLRHLHKVVADYVKEHTDAAK, encoded by the coding sequence ATGCCGCATTTCGCCAAGCCGGCGGCAGGGAGCTGGACCGAGCAGCATCCCGAGCTGGGTACGGGTCCGGTCAACTACGAGGACTCCGTAGATCCCGCGTACTACGAAGCCGAGCGTGCGGCCATCTTCAAGAAGACCTGGCTGAACGTCGGCCGGGTCGAGTCGCTGCCGAAGGCGGGCAGCTACTTCACCAAGGAACTCCCCGTCGCGGACACCTCGCTGATCCTGGTGCGGGGCAGGGACAAGGAGATCCGCGCCTTCCACAACGTCTGCCGGCACCGGGGCAACAAGCTGGTCTGGAACGACTTCCCGCAGGAGGAGGTCAAGGGCACCTGCCGCCAGTTCACCTGCAAGTACCACGCCTGGCGTTACGACCTGGAGGGCAAGCTCACCTACATCCAGCAGGAGGGCGAGTTCTTCGGCATCGACAAGGGCGACTACGGCCTGGCCTCGGTGCGCTGCGAGGTCTGGGAAGGGTTCATCTTCATCAACCTGGACCAGGACGCCGTGCCGCTCACGGAGTACCTCGGCGAGATGGCCAAGGGCGTGGAGGGCTACCCGTTCCACGAGATGACCGAGGTCTTCAGCTACAAGGCCGAGGTCGGCAGCAACTGGAAGCTGTTCATCGACGCGTTCGCGGAGTTCTACCACGCGCCCGTGCTGCACCAGAAGCAGGCCACCAAGGAGGAAGCCGAGAAGCTCCTCGCCGTCGGCTTCGAGGCGCTGCACTACGAGCTGCACAGCCCGCACTCGATGATCTCCTCCTGGGGCGGGATGGCGCCGCCCAAGGACCCCATGATGGTCAAGCCGATCGAACGCGTCCTGCGCAGCGGCCTGTTCGGCCCCTGGGACCGCCCGGCCATCGAGGGCCTCGACCCGCTGCCGCCCGGCCTCAACCCCTCCCGGCACAAGGCGTGGGGCACCGACGAGTTCGAGATCTTCCCCAACTTCAGCCTGCTGGTCTGGGCGCCCGGCTGGTACCTCACGTACCACTACTGGCCGACCGCGGTGGACAAGCACATCTTCGAGGCCAACCTGTACTTCGTCCCCGCGAAAAAGGCCAGCGACCGGCTGGCCCAGGAGCTCGCGGCCGTGACGTTCAAGGAGTACGCCCTCCAGGACGCCAACACCCTCGAAGCCACCCAGTCGA
- a CDS encoding ferredoxin: MKVQVDSERCQGHTLCAMRAPATFELSEVDGHSSVINEDVPADQEDDVSEAAMSCPERAISIS, from the coding sequence GTGAAGGTGCAGGTCGACTCCGAGCGCTGCCAGGGCCACACGCTCTGTGCCATGCGGGCTCCGGCGACATTCGAGCTCAGCGAGGTCGACGGTCACTCGTCGGTCATCAACGAAGACGTTCCGGCGGATCAGGAGGACGACGTCTCCGAGGCCGCCATGTCCTGTCCGGAACGAGCGATCTCCATCTCCTGA
- a CDS encoding ABC transporter substrate-binding protein: MTVLTLAGCSGRAASTADSSPSASASSASQADFGTLKNVCGSGTPKAVTGTGVTTADIKVGVFTDLGFTKNPEFVNAAKVFTSWCNDAGGINGRKLVPVTHDSKLFQVAQQMLVACKSDFALVGGGSALDSLGTKDRLKCLLPDFPAQVVQIPNVGSDLQAYPLGPALGYAPYAGYYSWLTKEKYPSSASSVGIISGDSPAITATRAEGKETLAALGAKISYDDLYPAAGVSDWTPYAQKIKSKKVKGLIFNGSFSELAKLEQVLTSIGYKLDWIDANSNAYGPAFLQLAAGSLASQNNYAALPAVYPVEEAADNPATEQVVKLYAKYAPDAQVTLPAVQAFSAWLLFAESARSCSELTRKCVLDSAAKQTAWTAGGLQAPADLSSNTSPRTCFNVVQATAKGWTVADFKPDNGAYRCNIAAYKFKASYGKPLTLADVGKTIADLK, from the coding sequence GTGACTGTCCTGACCCTGGCCGGGTGCAGCGGCCGCGCCGCAAGCACCGCGGACAGCAGCCCGTCCGCCTCCGCTTCCTCCGCCTCCCAGGCCGACTTCGGCACACTGAAGAACGTCTGCGGGTCCGGTACGCCCAAGGCCGTCACCGGCACCGGAGTCACCACCGCCGACATCAAGGTCGGCGTCTTCACCGACCTCGGGTTCACCAAGAACCCGGAGTTCGTCAACGCGGCCAAGGTGTTCACCTCCTGGTGCAACGACGCGGGCGGCATCAACGGCCGCAAGCTCGTCCCCGTCACCCACGACAGCAAGCTCTTCCAGGTGGCCCAGCAGATGCTGGTGGCCTGCAAGTCGGACTTCGCACTCGTCGGTGGCGGCTCCGCCCTGGACAGCCTCGGCACCAAGGACAGGCTGAAGTGCCTGCTCCCGGACTTCCCCGCCCAGGTCGTCCAGATACCGAACGTCGGATCCGACCTCCAGGCGTACCCGCTGGGCCCCGCCCTCGGTTACGCGCCCTACGCGGGCTACTACTCCTGGCTGACCAAGGAGAAGTACCCGTCCTCGGCGAGCAGCGTCGGCATCATCTCCGGTGACTCGCCGGCCATCACCGCCACCCGCGCCGAGGGCAAGGAGACCCTGGCCGCACTGGGCGCCAAGATCTCCTACGACGACCTGTACCCGGCCGCGGGCGTGTCCGACTGGACGCCCTACGCGCAGAAGATCAAGAGCAAGAAGGTCAAGGGCCTGATCTTCAACGGCTCCTTCAGCGAACTGGCCAAGCTGGAGCAGGTGCTGACCAGCATCGGCTACAAGCTCGACTGGATCGACGCCAACAGCAACGCCTACGGCCCCGCCTTCCTGCAGCTGGCCGCCGGCTCGCTCGCGTCGCAGAACAACTACGCGGCCCTGCCCGCCGTCTATCCGGTGGAGGAGGCGGCGGACAACCCGGCGACCGAGCAGGTCGTGAAGCTGTACGCCAAGTACGCGCCCGACGCCCAGGTCACCCTGCCCGCCGTGCAGGCGTTCTCCGCCTGGCTGCTGTTCGCCGAATCCGCCCGGAGCTGCTCCGAGCTGACCCGCAAGTGCGTGCTCGACAGCGCGGCCAAGCAGACCGCGTGGACGGCCGGCGGGCTGCAGGCCCCGGCGGATCTGTCCTCGAACACCTCGCCCCGCACATGCTTCAACGTCGTCCAGGCGACGGCGAAGGGCTGGACCGTGGCCGACTTCAAGCCGGACAACGGCGCCTACCGCTGCAACATCGCCGCCTACAAGTTCAAGGCCTCCTACGGCAAGCCGCTCACCCTGGCCGATGTCGGCAAGACGATCGCGGATCTGAAGTAG
- a CDS encoding carboxymuconolactone decarboxylase family protein: MNRVDPVPYAEWDTDALSVLAPGRKLPPSNVLGLLARHPDLARSFLTFNKHLLGSSTLPPRTRELAILRVAWRRRCRYEWAQHVLIARRAGVTDAEIAEVRAGTGTLLNGAVDELETESRLSDKTYAALAEDLDERQLMDLVFTIGAYGLLAMALNSFEVELDPGLDPGLPDENFNFA; encoded by the coding sequence ATGAACCGCGTCGATCCGGTCCCGTACGCCGAGTGGGACACCGACGCCCTGTCGGTCCTGGCGCCCGGCCGCAAGCTGCCGCCGTCCAACGTACTGGGGCTGCTCGCCAGGCACCCGGACCTGGCCAGGTCGTTCCTGACCTTCAACAAGCACCTGCTGGGCTCCTCCACACTGCCGCCGCGCACCCGTGAACTGGCCATCCTGCGGGTGGCCTGGCGGCGGCGGTGCCGGTACGAGTGGGCGCAGCACGTACTGATCGCCCGGCGGGCCGGCGTCACCGACGCGGAGATCGCCGAGGTCCGCGCCGGAACCGGCACGCTGCTCAACGGCGCGGTGGACGAGCTGGAGACCGAGTCCCGCCTGTCCGACAAGACCTACGCCGCGCTCGCCGAGGACCTGGACGAGCGCCAGCTCATGGATCTGGTGTTCACCATCGGCGCGTACGGCCTGCTGGCCATGGCGCTCAACAGCTTCGAGGTCGAGCTCGATCCGGGTCTCGATCCAGGTCTCCCTGACGAGAACTTCAATTTCGCCTAA
- a CDS encoding aldehyde dehydrogenase family protein translates to MKRLLIDGELVGTEKTFASLNPATGEVLDHAPDATTAQAEAAVAAARRAFDTTNWSTDVQLRIRCLDQLHQALTDHLEELRELTIAEVGAPRMLTYGPQLDDPVKLVRFYADLLRKYPLNEELGEVEIRGQRHRRWVEKEPVGVVAGITAYNYPNQLALAKLAPALAAGCTVVLKGAPDTPLTTLFLGELIAEHTDIPPGVVNVLSSSTPEVGEVLTTSPDVDMVSFTGSTATGRRIMAAASETVKKLFLELGGKSAMIILDDADFATASMFAAFTICSHSGQGCALTSRLLVPREHHDQIVAMVAAGLGRITVGDPTDPKTYAGPLISERQRDKVDGMVQRAVEAGATLVTGGEKVSPGFFYKPTLLANVDPDSEIAQDEVFGPVLAVIPYDDDDDAVRIANNSIFGLSGGVQSGDEERAIALARRIRTGTLTINGGNYFAADVPFGGYKQSGIGRESGVPGLEEFLETKSFATVLPAVKEAS, encoded by the coding sequence GTGAAGCGGCTGCTCATCGACGGCGAACTCGTCGGAACAGAGAAGACCTTTGCCTCCCTCAACCCCGCCACCGGCGAGGTGCTCGACCACGCACCCGACGCCACGACGGCCCAGGCCGAGGCCGCCGTCGCCGCCGCCCGCCGCGCCTTCGACACCACGAACTGGTCCACCGACGTACAACTGCGCATCCGGTGTCTCGACCAACTGCACCAGGCGCTCACCGACCACCTGGAGGAGCTGCGCGAGCTGACCATCGCCGAGGTCGGCGCGCCCCGCATGCTCACCTACGGCCCCCAGCTCGACGACCCCGTCAAGCTGGTCCGCTTCTACGCCGACCTGCTGCGCAAGTACCCCCTGAACGAGGAGCTGGGCGAGGTCGAGATCCGGGGCCAGCGGCACCGCCGGTGGGTGGAGAAGGAGCCCGTCGGGGTCGTCGCCGGGATCACCGCGTACAACTACCCCAACCAGCTCGCCCTGGCCAAGCTCGCGCCCGCGCTCGCCGCCGGCTGCACGGTCGTCCTCAAGGGCGCGCCGGACACCCCGCTGACCACGCTGTTCCTCGGTGAGCTGATCGCCGAGCACACCGACATCCCGCCGGGTGTGGTCAACGTCCTGTCCTCCTCCACCCCCGAGGTCGGCGAGGTCCTCACCACCAGCCCCGATGTCGACATGGTCAGCTTCACGGGCTCCACCGCCACCGGCCGCCGGATCATGGCGGCCGCCAGCGAGACGGTCAAGAAGCTCTTCCTGGAGCTCGGCGGCAAGTCCGCCATGATCATCCTCGACGACGCCGACTTCGCCACCGCGTCGATGTTCGCCGCCTTCACCATCTGCTCCCACTCCGGGCAGGGCTGCGCGCTCACCTCCCGGCTGCTGGTACCCAGGGAGCACCACGACCAGATCGTGGCGATGGTCGCCGCGGGCCTCGGCCGGATCACGGTCGGCGATCCCACCGACCCGAAGACCTACGCGGGCCCGCTCATCAGCGAACGGCAGCGCGACAAGGTCGACGGCATGGTCCAGCGGGCCGTCGAGGCGGGCGCGACCCTGGTCACCGGGGGCGAGAAGGTCAGCCCTGGCTTCTTCTACAAGCCGACGCTGCTCGCCAACGTCGACCCGGACAGCGAGATCGCCCAGGACGAGGTCTTCGGGCCGGTGCTGGCCGTCATCCCGTACGACGATGACGACGACGCCGTACGCATCGCCAACAACTCGATCTTCGGCCTGTCCGGCGGGGTGCAGAGCGGCGACGAGGAGCGGGCCATCGCGCTGGCCCGCCGCATCCGCACCGGCACGCTCACCATCAACGGCGGCAACTACTTCGCCGCCGACGTCCCGTTCGGCGGCTACAAGCAGTCGGGCATCGGCCGGGAGAGCGGCGTGCCCGGCCTGGAGGAGTTCCTGGAGACCAAGTCCTTCGCGACGGTGCTCCCGGCAGTCAAAGAGGCGTCATGA
- a CDS encoding SDR family oxidoreductase, whose translation MRFQDKVAIVTGAGQGIGEGYARALAAEGAKVVVAELNEEQGERVAKELGALFVKVDVADPASADAMAAAVMAEYGRIDYLVNNAAIFHSMRRDGLTTVPLDYLTRFLQVNLLGALHCTRSVLPHLKEGAAIVNQSSTAAWMGGGYYGLAKAGINSLTASLAAELGGRGIRVNGIAPGPIDTDATRSIVPEEYRSSMVQGLALKRMGTPEDMAGTVLFLLSDAASWLTGQVVSVDGGQVVRL comes from the coding sequence ATGCGGTTCCAGGACAAGGTTGCGATCGTCACCGGCGCTGGACAGGGGATCGGCGAGGGCTATGCCCGTGCCCTGGCCGCTGAGGGCGCCAAGGTCGTCGTGGCCGAACTCAACGAGGAGCAGGGCGAGCGGGTCGCCAAGGAACTCGGCGCGCTGTTCGTCAAGGTGGACGTGGCCGACCCCGCGTCGGCCGACGCCATGGCCGCGGCGGTGATGGCGGAGTACGGCCGCATCGACTACCTGGTCAACAACGCAGCCATCTTCCACAGCATGAGGCGCGACGGTCTCACCACCGTCCCCCTGGACTACCTCACCCGGTTCCTGCAGGTGAACCTGCTGGGCGCGCTGCACTGCACCCGGTCGGTCCTCCCGCACCTGAAGGAGGGCGCGGCGATCGTCAACCAGTCGTCCACCGCCGCCTGGATGGGGGGCGGTTACTACGGGCTGGCCAAGGCGGGGATCAACAGCCTGACCGCCTCGCTCGCCGCCGAGCTGGGCGGCAGGGGCATCCGGGTCAACGGCATCGCGCCGGGCCCCATCGACACCGACGCCACCCGGAGCATCGTGCCGGAGGAGTACCGCTCCTCGATGGTCCAGGGCCTGGCACTCAAGCGGATGGGCACGCCCGAGGACATGGCGGGCACCGTGCTGTTCCTGCTCTCGGACGCCGCGAGCTGGCTCACCGGACAGGTCGTCAGTGTCGACGGCGGACAGGTGGTGCGGCTGTGA
- a CDS encoding TauD/TfdA dioxygenase family protein, which produces MIETKALSPHLGVEVTGVEDLLEDTTISRCAEALKWRGVLLVRGLHLDDEAQLAFSRKLGEVVTLGGSEIFKVSLDPSKNPAAEYLKGTFHWHLDGTTDKVPIKTTTLTARHVAMVGGGTEFSSTYAAYENLPEQDRKRYEGLRVVHSLEAAQRLVHPDPTEEQVALWRRAPTHENPLVWQRRDGRRSLVIGATADHIVGLEPAESRAVLDELLTWSTQERFRYSHEWQVGDLVMWDNTGMLHRALRYDPSSERTLHRTTIFGDEAFA; this is translated from the coding sequence ATGATCGAGACGAAGGCCCTGAGTCCGCACCTGGGCGTAGAGGTCACCGGTGTCGAGGATCTGCTCGAGGACACAACCATCAGCCGGTGCGCGGAGGCGCTGAAGTGGCGTGGCGTGCTGCTCGTGCGCGGGCTGCACCTCGACGACGAGGCCCAGCTGGCCTTCAGCCGCAAGCTGGGCGAGGTCGTCACGCTGGGCGGCAGCGAGATCTTCAAGGTCTCGCTCGACCCGTCCAAGAACCCGGCGGCCGAGTACCTCAAGGGCACCTTCCACTGGCACCTCGACGGCACCACGGACAAGGTGCCGATCAAGACCACCACGCTGACCGCACGGCATGTGGCCATGGTGGGCGGCGGAACCGAGTTCTCCAGCACCTACGCGGCGTACGAGAACCTGCCCGAGCAGGACCGCAAGCGGTACGAGGGCCTGCGCGTCGTGCACAGCCTGGAGGCGGCGCAACGCCTGGTGCACCCCGACCCCACCGAGGAACAGGTCGCCTTGTGGCGCCGGGCCCCCACCCACGAGAACCCGCTGGTCTGGCAACGCCGCGACGGCCGCCGCTCCCTGGTGATCGGCGCGACGGCGGACCACATCGTCGGCCTGGAGCCCGCCGAGAGCCGGGCCGTGCTCGACGAACTGCTGACCTGGTCCACACAGGAGCGCTTCCGCTACAGCCACGAGTGGCAGGTCGGCGACCTGGTCATGTGGGACAACACCGGCATGCTGCACCGGGCGCTGCGGTACGACCCCTCCTCGGAGCGGACCCTGCACCGGACGACGATCTTCGGGGACGAGGCCTTCGCGTGA